The following proteins are encoded in a genomic region of Pagrus major chromosome 16, Pma_NU_1.0:
- the fbxo30a gene encoding F-box only protein 30a has translation METLHSHCLKCINRRCMVRPETGVSCDLIGCPLVCGAVFHSCKLDEHRLLCPYERLPCLNSGFGCPFSIPRIKMAQHLETCPASIVCCTMEWNRWPVSYSDRKSYENLSKDFDEVEQLDMALALQDQRMLLESLKVTTTVSKNGAKEVDESDKMATASSLPETVLGNGTVEMEDEPYNELYRASVETSRSLAVALDILSNSKDIGAIVGNLNGEKADKNGALHNGENGSSHNVYVAEGGKNVDMQGSDSDSECELGAVGGVDCAVGTDGEEDGIGWAEENDFVELFFEEKEDVIEEPINDSNPVWPEMPQDYMPVIALERPLPQQAQLSPPMPFLLSDHVRNNFLQQLPTELRYRCLERKLQNVEVLRGISMFTFNGRRALLSDPYLFRAKMEDKAVDTSDLEVTDDPMGLHGIDLITAALLFCLGDSPGGRGISDSRFVDGYHIDFGTQTFSFPSAILATNTMVGDIASASACDHASPQLSNPSPFHTLRLDLVLECVARYQTKQRSMFTFVCGQLFRRDEFSSHFKNVHGDIHAGLNGWMEQRCPLAYYGCTYSQRRFCPSVQGFRIIHDRHLGSFGVQPGLPLKTGDNLHRKPRHFCSQYDLFSSLPFEVLQHVASFLDSFSLCQLSRVSRTMRDVCASLLQMRGMVVLLWEKTLRADGTPSWQITDKVWRFSTAFGTVNEWKFANIASMADHLKKCKFNTITRREEAIPLPCMCFTRELTKEGRCLRSVLKPVA, from the exons ATGGAGACCCTCCACTCCCACTGCCTTAAGTGCATCAACAGAAGATGCATGGTAAGACCAGAGACTGGTGTTTCCTGCGACCTCATCGGCTGTCCTCTTGTATGTGGGGCAGTTTTTCACTCGTGCAAACTAGACGAACACCGTCTGCTGTGTCCATATGAACGGTTGCCATGCCTTAACAGCGGATTTGGCTGCCCGTTCAGTATTCCAAGAATCAAGATGGCGCAACACCTTGAGACGTGCCCGGCAAGTATAGTATGTTGTACTATGGAGTGGAATCGCTGGCCTGTGAGCTACTCTGATCGCAAGTCCTATGAAAACTTGAGCAAAGACTTTGATGAGGTGGAGCAGCTAGACATGGCCTTGGCCCTTCAGGATCAGAGGATGTTGTTAGAGTCTCTGAAGGTTACAACCACCGTGTCAAAGAACGGAGCCAAGGAGGTAGACGAGAGTGACAAAATGGCCACAGCATCAAGTCTACCAGAGACAGTGTTAGGCAATGGGACAGTGGAAATGGAAGATGAGCCCTACAATGAGTTGTATAGAGCCTCAGTGGAGACGAGCAGAAGTTTAGCAGTGGCCTTGGACATCCTCTCTAATTCCAAGGATATTGGTGCAATTGTTGGTAATTTAAATGGGGAAAAGGCTGACAAGAATGGAGCCCTCCACAATGGAGAAAATGGTAGTAGTCATAATGTTTATGTTGCTGAGGGCGGGAAGAATGTAGATATGCAAGGTAGTGACTCTGATTCAGAGTGTGAGCTTGGGGCAGTAGGTGGAGTGGATTGTGCAGTGGGGACAGATGGAGAAGAAGATGGTATTGGCTGGGCAGAAGAAAATGATTTTGTAGAGTTGTTTTTTGAGGAGAAAGAAGATGTTATCGAGGAGCCAATAAATGATTCCAACCCTGTGTGGCCTGAGATGCCTCAGGATTACATGCCTGTTATAGCACTGGAACGTCCTTTGCCTCAACAAGCACAACTTTCACCTCCAATGCCATTCCTGCTGTCTGATCACGTGAGAAATAACTTCTTACAACAATTACCTACTGAACTCAGGTATAGGTGTTTGGAGCGTAAACTGCAGAATGTAGAAGTACTGAGAGGAATAagtatgtttacatttaatGGCCGTCGAGCTCTGCTGTCAGACCCCTACTTATTTCGAGCAAAGATGGAGGACAAAGCAGTAGACACGTCTGACCTGGAAGTAACAGATGACCCCATGGGCCTCCATGGCATCGATCTCATCACTGCAGCTTTGCTCTTTTGCCTCGGCGACTCTCCGGGAGGCAGAGGGATCTCAGACAGCCGGTTTGTCGATGGCTACCACATTGACTTTGGTACTCAGACTTTCTCCTTCCCCTCAGCCATTCTTGCAACCAACACCATGGTAGGAGATATCGCTTCAGCCTCAGCCTGCGATCACGCCAGCCCACAGCTCTCCAATCCAAGCCCCTTCCACACACTCCGGCTGGACCTGGTGCTCGAATGTGTAGCTCGATACCAAACAAAGCAGCGCTCCATGTTCACGTTTGTGTGTGGGCAGCTGTTTCGTCGAGACGAGTTCTCTTCTCATTTTAAAAACGTTCACGGGGATATTCATGCCGGACTCAACGGCTGGATGGAGCAACGCTGCCCATTGGCCTACTACGGCTGCACCTACTCCCAAAGACGATTCTGCCCGTCTGTGCAGGGCTTCAGAATCATCCATGACAGGCACCTCGGCTCGTTTGGGGTTCAGCCTGGTTTGCCCTTAAAAACTGGGGACAACCTTCACAGAAAACCCCGCCACTTTTGCTCTCAGTACGATCTGTTCAGCAGTCTTCCATTCGAGGTGTTGCAACATGTAGCAAGCTTCCTGGACAGCTTTAGCTTGTGCCAACTGTCCAGAGTGTCCCGCACAATGAGGGATGTGTGTGCCAGCCTGCTGCAGATGCGTGGCATGGTCGTCTTGCTGTGGGAGAAGACACTGCGTGCTGATGGCACTCCTTCATGGCAGATCACAGACAAG GTGTGGAGATTCAGCACAGCTTTCGGTACAGTGAATGAGTGGAAGTTTGCCAACATCGCCAGCATGGCCGACCACCTCAAGAAGTGCAAGTTCAATACGATCACTCGTCGGGAAGAGGCGATCCCTCTGCCATGCATGTGTTTCACCAGAGAGCTCACAAAAGAGGGAAGGTGTTTACGTTCAGTTCTCAAACCAGTAGcataa